Within Topomyia yanbarensis strain Yona2022 chromosome 2, ASM3024719v1, whole genome shotgun sequence, the genomic segment TCAGGTCTTTTTGCGAGTCAGGCATTGACTCCAGTCAAAATGTGCCTCGACCAATCTGGCACAACGCGCCCCCGTCCCTCTTACTGAGCATAAGggcagtaagaacattttttacattctaaTTAGTTagtattataaataaatatgcGTCAAGAACAATTATCGGAATATGCATTCTACAGTTACACCACTGTTAAACAAACATCCTATTTTTTATACTTATTCATACCTTCCAAAAACTAGTTCTAAACGTTACATATTGCACTGACAGTGCAAGAAAAACGCAAGCGTAAATAAAACaacagaatttcttaaaatataTTGTACAGTTTATTGACCCTAGAAATTAGCTGAAATTCATACTGGATATAAGCCAGATTCTCTCTCGTccttaaattgaaaaaaagctaAACGGCAGTCTTTGAACTATAATCCGACGACTGACGCGAAACACTACCATTAAATCACAGCAGACAAGGTTCAATCGATAACTGAACATTGGCTTAGCATAACTTTTGGATTACAATCGAACagtagaaaaaaatttcaatttcctaaTTGGGCCTAGATCCCACAACGTAAATTAAAGTTCAGTGTGGTTGATGTACTCACTGGTAATTGTTTTGTCTAAAAAAAATATGGCATTACCAAACGATGATATttcttcatttgaaagatcTTACCCTGGGAATGTGTAGTTTGGCTATCTTCGTGCTCTAATTCGTCTACTTTAGCTTGCAGTCGTTTGATCTCCAGATCATAGTTTTTCCACTCTGGCACAATACGTTGGGCTGCAGTTAGTTTAGCCTCTTTCGTTAAAGGATTGTTACAGAGGTCAATAGTTTTTGCGTGTTGCAACGTGTCACTACTACACCATGTTTCACACCATAACCATTCCTGAGGTAGTGACTTGACAGCGACCTGGTGAATCATGTTATTAGGCAAGTCTTGATCCAAATTGGACAAACTGTTTGGATCTTGACTTAGTGCCTGATACTGCCCACGTATTCTATCACCGGCTGCAATTCTTCGGAATCGTTTCAAATCGACAACGTACAGAGCAGAAATGTGGTATTTTCTTCCCTGTAAATGGTTTTTCCAATATCCTTGCTTCCAAAAACGAAATCCTTCCATTTCTTGGCGAGAATCACAGAATGGAGTATATCCGTAAGGAGCTCCTCCAAGATCGAAGTCATTAAGTTCTTTCATATCTGCTCGCACTATCTGATCAGCATCGACGAAGATAATTTTTTTGACGTCCAACGGAAATAGCACGTCCAGGAACAAAATTTTGTATCCCCAAATAATGCGTTGTTTTTCAGTTTGTTGGTGCAGCCACCGGGGCCATTTATACTGCACTAATTCGTACTGGAAATTGTATTCTTTAGCCATATGAGGCAAAAAATCAATAAACTGTGGTGACAGATAGTTTTTCAAGAACCaaaatttcaccggtgttttagTATGCTTCAGAAGTGAGAGCATCATAATTCTCAGCAAACGTTCATATAAATGGCCTGAGGCAACTGAAAATATGTTTAGAACTTCCTGATCTTGGCTATCACCAGTTCCAACCATCGAGCTGATCGAATCCCAAATGCCACCACTCGAATCTTTATCATCACTCAAAAGATCTGCATTTGCTTTACCAGGTTTCTTCGTAACACGCAGCTTTAACACATGAGACTTTAGAGAACTCAGTAGCACTCTGGTACCGTCGCTCGAGTGAGCAACGTTCGGTCCGTCTGCACTAGTAATATCATAGATGTCTGCACTTTTACCATGTCGCAGTTTCAGTATCCATGCTCCAGGGTTAGCTTTCAATTGAAAGTAACCTAAATTGGCCATAACGATTGTATCAACGATAATAGGTTGTTGTTCGGTTCCTAGGGTAATCTGTAAACCACGTGGGGGTGAACCGGTGGTCGTATCAAAGCAGTGACCTTCAATCAGTAGATATTCTAACTCGTATTCACTATGAACTGGCCCATTTATTTCCGAAAGCTTTATGTTGTCAAGATCATAAACAGATCTAACCACTTCGACCAACCAGTTCTCAGGGACCTATGGAATGAAAATGCTTGAAAATCTTACTAGTCAtagaaacaatataaatcaCATTTAAACTTTGTGTCAGTAGAGGGCTGGCCGGAAGTCCGACAAATCTGGCAAAAGGTCCCGGAGCGTGTCTTCCATCGGGTGTGAATTGCAGTTCAGGTTCGACCACGAATCGATAAAACCTTGAAATATGGTTAAATATGAtgtgaacaaataaaaaacataTTATGCAAAAGGATTAACCTACGTTTTAACAGGCATGTCACTGTGTCTATCGATAGCACAGAGTATTAACTTAATATTGCAGTTTACAACATTTCGCAACAGGATAAGTAGAGACGATAACTTTTGTGCACCTCTCGAAGCGGGATCGAGGACGGCGACGACTTCAAAGAATGGAAGTTCACTTAATTTTGGAGCCAATTTAACAACAGtgtgattttcttcaatttctgcTGGAATTGTGAAGCGTGATTTGGATTGCTGTCGAGGTACTagaattgaaactaatttgaaTATCGTATCACTAGTGATCGTAAGATCGTCTCCATCGGCAGATGCCTCTTTTAACGCCTGTCTAATCTTATCAGTGTACTGTAAACTGAAAAACTTTTCTAGTAGACCAAAATCTTCCAAATCAAAATACTCATCGGTTTCAAAAGGACCAAAAATACGTCCGTTGGCTACTAGGCCATTTTGGGATGCTTTCATCTTCAGTACACGTTGACAGTACACTCTGAGCATCTTCAAATGCATTTGGGTTGCTGGTAGAAAGTCGAGGACAGATTCGGGTAACTGATATCCCTGCCCGTTGTCACTTTGTTCTAACAATTTGGCAATTAAATCTGTGGCTTCCTCTGCGGGTAAAGTATTGATTGTAGCCCAAACAAGAACATTCAAGTTGTTCCGCAATTCTGACCTAGCAAAATTGTTACCGTCTACATTCGGGATAAACGCAACGCGTGTTCCGCTGGTTGATTTCTGTAGTAAAAATGTATTAAGGATAAATTTTAAACTATTGGTATAATGAACAAAAGCTTACCATAAATCCTAAAGCGTTCCTCAAAAGTGTACGACCAGCGGATTGAGTCAGGTCCGCTATAACCCACAAGCTTTGGAAATGTAATCTATGACCCAAGAACTTCTCATAAGTGGATttccccccgaaatattttagaTTACTCATTAAAGTAGCGGTCAGCTCTGAGTTTGGAAGCTGAGCTAGTGCTGACACATCTTCGAGATTCGAGTATGGGTTTCCAGAAACATCTATAAACACGGGGTcatctaccgagagtatcctctGATTAAGACGAGGCATTACATGGGGTTGCTTCATCAGGAAATCTATCACTGGTTCTCCATCATTCAAATCACCTTTATAAACGGCCTTCTGGATTGTGGGCGTTTGCTGCATAATTTCCGTTAGAAtagtttcttcaaaatcatcagAGTTCAGAGTGTTTGATGGCAACAGTACTCCGTTCAGTAATGCTTGAGG encodes:
- the LOC131683493 gene encoding UDP-glucose:glycoprotein glucosyltransferase, yielding MSCAFTPGFIRLDRTRLRLRQTNPFNMYKLLSIFIGVILLTEAANGDSRSHPITTQLSAKWDITPIQLEIAEFIEEENMNMFWDYVELINQIPNGLYHIETEEKRYKKSMELANTLLGVGQTNLLKLALSLHSFAPKVQAHLQIANDVLEQGDCDSPAFVRIGGKTACDESDVQSMLKVLNKDVESVKTHSLDHIYPGSENNSLTAVLYAQIGTRQFKNIHNILKKEAEKGVLKYVLRHFVKNASNRKMRLSGYGVELHLKSTEYKSQDDSPQQQDQETTINDDSFEPEVEGFDFIKLKQHYPHLSHSLDRFRNSLLEKHEEIAPLKAWEFQELGLQAAQRIAQIQGEEALHILQYTAQNFPTQAKSLLVQTVSDDFKKEMRHNIEVLGRNLNLQPPDSALFLNGLFFDAETIDTITLLDTLRSEMRVLEGLDKIRIRGKSATPLLALDLSSSAKEFAVDIRDSAITWINDLENDAQYRRWPASVMDLLRPTFPGMLRNIRKNLFNLVLVIDPVSNEDSGRDIVKLAESFVIHSAPVRIGLVFHAKNREHLDYRAIVCAFNYVHQKKGSAEALGFLTDLFAATPKRKIELDDVRKQIKKLFTKLKSDEVDEIVGEDSDFDYGRQLSYEFVDRLGLQATPQALLNGVLLPSNTLNSDDFEETILTEIMQQTPTIQKAVYKGDLNDGEPVIDFLMKQPHVMPRLNQRILSVDDPVFIDVSGNPYSNLEDVSALAQLPNSELTATLMSNLKYFGGKSTYEKFLGHRLHFQSLWVIADLTQSAGRTLLRNALGFMKSTSGTRVAFIPNVDGNNFARSELRNNLNVLVWATINTLPAEEATDLIAKLLEQSDNGQGYQLPESVLDFLPATQMHLKMLRVYCQRVLKMKASQNGLVANGRIFGPFETDEYFDLEDFGLLEKFFSLQYTDKIRQALKEASADGDDLTITSDTIFKLVSILVPRQQSKSRFTIPAEIEENHTVVKLAPKLSELPFFEVVAVLDPASRGAQKLSSLLILLRNVVNCNIKLILCAIDRHSDMPVKTFYRFVVEPELQFTPDGRHAPGPFARFVGLPASPLLTQSLNVPENWLVEVVRSVYDLDNIKLSEINGPVHSEYELEYLLIEGHCFDTTTGSPPRGLQITLGTEQQPIIVDTIVMANLGYFQLKANPGAWILKLRHGKSADIYDITSADGPNVAHSSDGTRVLLSSLKSHVLKLRVTKKPGKANADLLSDDKDSSGGIWDSISSMVGTGDSQDQEVLNIFSVASGHLYERLLRIMMLSLLKHTKTPVKFWFLKNYLSPQFIDFLPHMAKEYNFQYELVQYKWPRWLHQQTEKQRIIWGYKILFLDVLFPLDVKKIIFVDADQIVRADMKELNDFDLGGAPYGYTPFCDSRQEMEGFRFWKQGYWKNHLQGRKYHISALYVVDLKRFRRIAAGDRIRGQYQALSQDPNSLSNLDQDLPNNMIHQVAVKSLPQEWLWCETWCSSDTLQHAKTIDLCNNPLTKEAKLTAAQRIVPEWKNYDLEIKRLQAKVDELEHEDSQTTHSQDKTITSEYINHTEL